In a genomic window of Pedobacter sp. KBS0701:
- a CDS encoding dihydrofolate reductase family protein, with amino-acid sequence MDNTLRSAEGLAAVLEAQGTNIDLLLGRKTYDSWTQYWPKAGDNPMANSLNNGKKYVATHRPESLEWRPVEDLGTDIVTRIRELKSTEGPDLIVYGSSTVVAVLLEQGLVDEVVLMVYPVLLGKGKRFFSDTADARVLAFVSTSTTPTGVQVNTYRYVGELGKG; translated from the coding sequence GTGGACAACACCTTACGGAGTGCGGAAGGCCTAGCCGCAGTACTGGAAGCTCAAGGCACTAACATTGATCTGCTGCTTGGCCGTAAAACCTACGATAGCTGGACCCAGTACTGGCCAAAGGCAGGTGATAATCCGATGGCGAACAGTTTGAATAATGGTAAAAAATACGTGGCTACCCACAGACCAGAGAGCCTCGAATGGCGTCCGGTTGAAGATTTAGGCACAGACATCGTAACGCGTATCCGTGAGCTCAAATCAACCGAAGGCCCTGATCTGATCGTATATGGAAGTTCAACGGTGGTTGCTGTGCTATTGGAACAGGGACTGGTTGACGAGGTTGTACTGATGGTATATCCGGTGTTGCTGGGCAAAGGCAAACGTTTCTTTTCGGATACTGCCGATGCCCGCGTACTGGCTTTTGTAAGCACAAGCACTACGCCTACCGGAGTGCAGGTGAACACTTATCGGTATGTTGGCGAACTGGGTAAGGGGTAG
- a CDS encoding FISUMP domain-containing protein: MKINKLLLKAMLVQLVTTSSLIAQVKKPATKTAAPVKTKYGALAVDRSNGFYYGFSFDQPSLVAAEKKAVDECNKRGGACSIVLTYSGTGCAAYRTINGNVGTAFGWGIAKTKEEADAIATKECLKRSGGIQPANFVWTCNAAQAAQLKEIYNASPEITGPVKIGNQVWTSTNLNVNTYRNGEQIYYAANQKEWEKVSRDKIPAYCYLNFDSSNEKKYGKLYNFYAVTDRRGLAPAGWHVPSSGEFLTLIATLGGEKVAGKKMRGTTGWDVKDSYKFAHGNGDNSSGLNLLTNGSAGGDEYGGGKSFLYGVWLSYWWSGSTKSSGDSFAYYLDFNKYSEPRVTDYSKTTGCAVRLVKD, encoded by the coding sequence ATGAAAATAAACAAACTACTATTAAAGGCAATGCTTGTGCAACTGGTTACTACATCCAGTTTAATTGCGCAAGTAAAAAAACCGGCGACCAAAACGGCTGCTCCGGTTAAAACCAAATACGGCGCTTTAGCTGTAGACCGATCAAATGGTTTTTATTATGGTTTTTCATTCGATCAGCCAAGCCTGGTGGCAGCAGAGAAGAAAGCGGTTGACGAATGCAACAAACGCGGTGGCGCCTGCAGTATTGTACTTACCTACTCAGGCACAGGTTGTGCCGCCTACCGCACCATAAACGGTAATGTGGGTACCGCATTTGGCTGGGGCATAGCCAAAACGAAAGAAGAAGCTGATGCAATAGCTACCAAAGAATGTTTAAAAAGAAGCGGCGGCATACAGCCTGCTAACTTTGTCTGGACTTGTAATGCAGCACAAGCGGCACAGTTAAAAGAAATATACAATGCCTCACCGGAAATTACAGGTCCGGTAAAAATTGGCAACCAGGTATGGACAAGCACCAATTTAAATGTGAACACTTATAGAAACGGCGAGCAGATTTATTACGCAGCCAACCAAAAAGAATGGGAAAAAGTAAGCAGGGATAAGATTCCGGCTTATTGTTACCTTAATTTCGATAGTAGCAATGAAAAGAAATACGGTAAGCTGTACAACTTTTATGCAGTTACCGATCGCCGTGGCTTAGCGCCTGCCGGTTGGCATGTACCCAGCAGCGGTGAGTTTTTAACCCTTATTGCGACTTTAGGTGGTGAAAAGGTAGCCGGTAAAAAAATGCGTGGTACTACGGGTTGGGACGTAAAAGATTCGTACAAATTTGCACATGGCAATGGCGATAACTCATCGGGCCTCAATTTATTGACCAATGGCAGTGCAGGTGGTGATGAGTATGGTGGCGGAAAATCTTTCCTTTATGGCGTATGGTTAAGTTATTGGTGGTCGGGTAGTACCAAATCAAGTGGCGACAGCTTTGCCTATTACCTTGACTTTAACAAATACAGTGAACCACGTGTAACCGATTACAGTAAAACCACAGGCTGTGCGGTAAGGCTAGTGAAAGATTAA
- a CDS encoding VOC family protein, with protein sequence MDIRLLVLRTGDTKLLADFYSLLGIQFEYHKHNNSPYHYSATIGVTVLEIYPLAKNQIEADRNLRLGFGIENFDQVMITLKTLQVDFSQEPTQTEFGFMAIIIDPDGRKIELYKNS encoded by the coding sequence ATGGATATTCGATTACTGGTGCTACGAACTGGAGACACAAAACTTCTAGCCGATTTTTACAGTTTACTTGGAATTCAATTTGAATATCACAAACATAACAATTCACCGTATCATTATTCGGCTACAATCGGGGTAACTGTTCTTGAAATTTATCCATTGGCGAAAAACCAAATTGAAGCAGACAGGAACTTAAGGTTAGGTTTTGGTATAGAAAATTTTGATCAGGTGATGATAACGTTAAAAACATTACAAGTTGATTTTTCACAAGAACCAACCCAAACAGAATTTGGTTTTATGGCAATAATCATTGATCCCGATGGCCGGAAAATTGAATTGTATAAAAACAGTTAA
- a CDS encoding DUF4279 domain-containing protein, with protein MTDEQVITLIEKEFQEKTFGVTEQYLEIHAPIYINNKLQIVRIDRDRDKFIIAYLPVIDERFYFAVYIDEDLDKLINIGTEPDHRVYFLATSENFSETELKAMCSLSVDESWNIGDLKKNGRSAYNFSALKIMPNSEPDEFEDKLDKLLTYLETDKKGVSELVEKAEGYIQVAMDIHNGNGMIGGPSIKRESIARMHNLGLSIDFDLYVSGNSFR; from the coding sequence ATGACAGACGAACAAGTTATCACGCTAATTGAAAAGGAATTTCAGGAAAAAACGTTTGGTGTAACCGAACAATATCTTGAAATCCATGCGCCAATCTACATCAATAATAAATTACAGATCGTGCGGATCGATCGCGACCGTGACAAGTTCATTATAGCTTACTTACCGGTTATTGATGAACGGTTTTACTTTGCGGTATATATTGATGAGGATTTAGATAAACTGATCAATATCGGTACCGAACCTGATCATCGGGTTTATTTTTTGGCCACTTCCGAAAATTTCTCAGAAACGGAGCTTAAAGCCATGTGTAGCTTATCGGTTGATGAGAGCTGGAACATTGGAGATTTAAAGAAAAACGGCAGATCGGCATATAACTTTAGTGCGCTTAAAATAATGCCCAATAGCGAACCGGATGAGTTTGAAGATAAACTTGATAAGTTATTAACCTATCTGGAAACAGACAAGAAAGGAGTTAGCGAACTTGTAGAAAAAGCTGAGGGCTACATTCAGGTGGCCATGGATATTCATAATGGCAATGGAATGATTGGTGGTCCGAGTATCAAAAGGGAAAGCATTGCCAGAATGCACAACCTTGGGCTTTCCATCGATTTCGATCTCTATGTTAGCGGCAATAGTTTCAGGTAG
- a CDS encoding outer membrane beta-barrel family protein, with translation MKTLFTLIACLMVCGASFAQKLNKLTGKIVDEKTVPVSFAIVRVLNYPDTTVAKSVSTNIDGEFNIDQLKSGDYILSVSIVGFKSKKTDRFSLNGDLKLPVISIESLTKQLKEVSVQGRKPFVEHQIDKTVLNVENSIVSSGSTALEILEKAPGVQIDRQNERVLLNNKSGVTVMIDGKNNFLSAADLTIYLNNLSSSQIATIEIITNPSAKYDAAGNSGIINIKLKKNKAFGTNGSISSTYRNAIRANLPTNIYGSELNFNLNHRVEKWNFYTNANVSKNNNFSNLFLDRNTNSNGLQSAFNQNFQKIYTGSRLAAKVGADYYASEKTTIGIMLDGSSSTRKLDNFSQTFINETQAGLVSNNSLIQYSDANTPNKNYSINFNIRHDFKKEGASLNFDADFSGFDYSGLENFNTNFFDEKGVVYNNTIIKNDSKTAIDIYAAKTDFTWPLSKTTKLETGLKSTYVKTNNDFLSSAFLNNEWQNIVGQSNNFIYKENVNAAYANFSKDLGKWQVQAGLRAEYTQSTGTSVTNNTVAKQHYLSLFPTIFVSQKISESSNLRYSYGRRIDRPNYQQLNPFNFYMDPYTIQQGNPYLKPQFTNNFEVSYNYKSGLSFSLGYSKTKDLILDSKTAQNDSTRIVTVGQGNIGSGQYYTAGLYFPLAITKWWNLQNNFSLFYNKFNDDNLEGAPFMLSKVSYNFNISSSITLPDNWTLETNFWLNSPRVRGLERTIIYQNALNMGVQKSFLNKALKLRLNVDDIFQTNYWKGTLDYQNVNLRVQNNYISRRASFNVSYSFGNQNLKSNQNRKTAADDIKNRAGG, from the coding sequence ATGAAAACATTATTTACACTAATTGCATGCCTGATGGTGTGTGGGGCTTCTTTTGCCCAAAAATTAAATAAACTGACGGGGAAAATCGTCGATGAAAAGACTGTCCCGGTGTCGTTTGCCATTGTCCGGGTGCTGAATTATCCGGATACCACTGTCGCCAAAAGTGTATCCACCAATATAGACGGTGAGTTTAACATCGACCAGTTAAAAAGTGGCGATTATATACTTTCGGTTTCGATCGTCGGTTTTAAAAGCAAAAAGACCGACCGTTTTTCGCTTAACGGAGATTTAAAATTACCTGTTATCAGCATCGAAAGCTTAACCAAACAATTGAAAGAAGTGAGCGTACAAGGTAGAAAACCTTTTGTTGAGCACCAGATTGATAAAACCGTGCTGAATGTGGAAAACAGTATTGTTTCGTCAGGCAGTACTGCACTCGAAATTTTAGAAAAAGCGCCGGGTGTACAGATTGACAGGCAAAATGAACGGGTTTTATTGAACAATAAATCAGGTGTAACGGTAATGATTGATGGAAAGAACAATTTTTTATCAGCTGCTGATTTAACTATTTATCTGAATAACTTAAGCAGTAGCCAGATTGCAACCATTGAAATTATTACCAATCCATCAGCCAAATACGATGCGGCGGGTAATTCGGGTATTATTAATATTAAACTGAAAAAAAATAAGGCATTTGGTACAAATGGAAGCATTTCATCAACCTATCGTAATGCAATAAGGGCTAATCTGCCTACCAATATTTACGGATCGGAGCTTAACTTCAATTTAAATCACCGCGTAGAAAAGTGGAATTTTTACACCAATGCAAATGTCTCTAAAAACAACAATTTTTCTAATTTATTTTTAGACAGGAATACCAATTCCAATGGTTTGCAAAGTGCATTTAATCAAAACTTTCAAAAAATATATACCGGATCGCGCCTGGCTGCAAAAGTGGGTGCAGATTATTATGCCAGTGAAAAAACTACGATCGGGATTATGCTGGATGGCAGCAGCAGTACGCGGAAACTGGATAATTTCTCTCAAACATTTATAAATGAAACTCAGGCTGGTTTAGTAAGCAACAATTCATTGATCCAGTATTCTGATGCCAATACGCCAAACAAAAATTATAGCATAAATTTTAATATCAGACACGATTTTAAAAAGGAAGGTGCGAGTTTAAATTTCGATGCTGATTTCTCTGGTTTTGATTATTCGGGACTGGAAAATTTTAACACCAATTTTTTCGACGAAAAAGGGGTGGTTTACAACAATACCATCATTAAAAATGATAGTAAAACAGCGATTGATATTTATGCGGCAAAAACCGATTTTACCTGGCCATTATCAAAAACTACCAAGCTGGAAACCGGCCTGAAAAGTACTTATGTTAAAACCAATAACGATTTTCTGTCGTCGGCATTTCTCAATAACGAATGGCAGAATATTGTAGGGCAGAGCAATAACTTTATTTATAAGGAAAACGTAAACGCCGCTTATGCGAATTTTTCAAAGGATTTGGGCAAGTGGCAAGTTCAGGCAGGTTTACGGGCAGAGTACACTCAATCTACGGGTACATCGGTAACCAATAATACTGTGGCAAAACAGCATTATTTATCGTTGTTCCCAACGATTTTTGTTAGTCAGAAAATTTCGGAGAGCAGTAATTTGCGTTATTCGTATGGCAGGCGGATAGATCGCCCCAATTACCAGCAGTTAAATCCATTTAATTTTTACATGGATCCTTACACGATACAACAAGGCAATCCGTATTTGAAGCCTCAGTTTACCAACAATTTCGAAGTGAGTTATAATTATAAAAGTGGATTATCATTTTCTTTGGGTTATTCAAAAACAAAAGATCTCATTTTGGACAGTAAAACTGCACAAAACGATAGCACCAGGATTGTTACGGTTGGACAGGGTAATATAGGCAGCGGACAATATTATACAGCCGGATTATATTTTCCTTTGGCCATTACCAAATGGTGGAACCTGCAGAACAATTTTAGTTTATTTTACAACAAATTTAATGATGATAATTTAGAAGGTGCTCCTTTTATGTTGAGTAAAGTATCGTATAATTTTAATATCAGCAGCTCCATCACTTTGCCGGATAACTGGACATTGGAAACCAATTTCTGGTTAAATTCTCCCCGGGTACGTGGTTTGGAACGGACCATTATTTATCAGAATGCCCTGAACATGGGGGTGCAGAAAAGTTTCTTAAACAAAGCTTTAAAACTTAGGTTAAATGTTGACGATATCTTTCAGACCAATTACTGGAAAGGTACATTGGATTATCAAAATGTGAATTTAAGGGTCCAGAACAATTACATTAGTAGAAGGGCTTCGTTCAATGTCAGTTATAGCTTTGGTAACCAGAATTTAAAGTCGAACCAAAACCGGAAAACAGCTGCCGATGATATTAAGAACAGAGCGGGAGGGTAA